The proteins below are encoded in one region of Peribacillus muralis:
- a CDS encoding YokU family protein: MECLWCNAPDVEESEKKDCYWIMPDGKRSIKLLQVPALNCPGCGVYVSDHMNQKVDEALSIHDLSEYPDEFTYDQLLLAPVKQLFNWK, from the coding sequence ATGGAGTGCTTGTGGTGCAATGCCCCTGACGTTGAAGAAAGTGAAAAGAAGGACTGCTACTGGATCATGCCTGATGGAAAGCGATCGATAAAGCTCCTGCAGGTTCCCGCCCTGAATTGCCCGGGATGTGGGGTTTATGTGTCCGATCACATGAATCAGAAGGTCGATGAAGCTTTATCCATTCATGATCTGAGTGAATATCCTGATGAGTTCACCTATGATCAGCTTCTGCTGGCGCCTGTCAAGCAACTATTCAATTGGAAATAA
- a CDS encoding CoA transferase subunit A — protein MKQVKKNKLATSEEALEHINDGCTLMYGGFGGVGTPPTLIQGILDKGVKELTLIGNDTGFPDIGIGRLVTAKRAKKVIASHIGSNPNAGSLMTEGKLQVEFSPQGTLAERIRAGGVGLGGIFVDVGGGTIAEDGKEKLMICGKEYLVETALTSEVSIVYAKKADTQGNLVYDKTARNFNPLVAMAGSFTIAEVEEIVPAGELDPECIVTPGIFVDMVILTKGVNWKWAWQ, from the coding sequence ATGAAGCAGGTCAAAAAAAACAAACTGGCGACCAGTGAAGAAGCATTGGAGCATATAAACGATGGCTGCACGCTCATGTACGGAGGCTTTGGGGGAGTGGGAACTCCGCCAACTCTCATTCAGGGCATCCTTGATAAGGGAGTCAAGGAACTGACCTTGATCGGTAACGATACTGGGTTTCCTGATATCGGAATCGGCCGGCTTGTGACGGCAAAAAGGGCAAAGAAGGTCATCGCTTCGCATATCGGCTCCAACCCAAATGCCGGCAGTCTCATGACGGAAGGAAAGCTGCAAGTCGAATTTTCACCGCAAGGGACTTTAGCCGAACGGATTCGTGCCGGCGGTGTTGGGCTAGGCGGTATTTTTGTCGATGTCGGAGGGGGCACGATAGCCGAAGATGGGAAGGAAAAGCTGATGATTTGCGGAAAGGAATATTTGGTGGAAACCGCCTTGACCTCGGAGGTCAGCATTGTTTATGCCAAAAAGGCAGATACGCAAGGGAATTTAGTGTATGACAAGACGGCACGTAACTTCAATCCGCTGGTGGCGATGGCTGGATCCTTCACGATTGCGGAAGTGGAGGAAATCGTTCCGGCAGGAGAGCTTGATCCGGAGTGCATCGTCACACCTGGCATTTTTGTAGATATGGTGATCCTGACAAAGGGAGTGAATTGGAAATGGGCATGGCAGTAG
- a CDS encoding aspartate aminotransferase family protein, which yields MKRNHLIKPTLGQHYPTISHGIGVYLYDTDGNPYIDGSSGAVTASIGHGVSEVVEAMTEQAGKISFAYRSHFTSDAAEALAKKLSDLAPGDLNWSFFVNSGSEATETAMKIAIQHWQEKGFERKNRIISRWTSYHGITMGALSMSGHVPRRKRFVPLLEDFPTIPAPYCYRCPYNVEAASCQLQCANELETAIQRIGSENVAAFIAEPIIGASAGAVTPPLGYYPRIKEICERYDILFIADEVMTGMGRTGKMFAMEHWGVIPDIIALGKGMSAGYTPMAATMISDRVMEPILTGSKSIMAGHTYSANPLSAAISLEVLTYLERNELVLAAKEKGDYLLQKLQMLARQFEIIGDVRGKGLLLGLEFVSNRASKRPFEQQSGITSRLVTKAFEKGLLIYPASGAIEGIAGDAVIVSPPLVITKEEIGRLVEILGASLEELQQELYREGLMGNMQAM from the coding sequence ATGAAACGCAATCATTTAATTAAGCCGACTCTGGGCCAGCACTATCCCACTATCTCTCATGGGATTGGAGTGTACCTTTATGATACGGATGGCAATCCGTATATAGACGGCTCGTCTGGTGCGGTTACTGCGAGTATCGGCCATGGTGTATCGGAGGTTGTCGAGGCGATGACGGAGCAGGCCGGCAAGATTTCCTTTGCATATCGTTCCCATTTTACGAGTGACGCCGCAGAGGCATTGGCCAAAAAACTAAGCGACTTGGCACCAGGGGATTTGAATTGGTCATTTTTTGTGAATAGCGGCTCGGAAGCGACCGAAACAGCCATGAAAATCGCCATTCAACATTGGCAGGAAAAAGGATTCGAACGAAAAAACCGAATCATCTCCAGATGGACGAGCTATCACGGGATTACGATGGGCGCCCTCTCGATGTCGGGCCATGTCCCGAGAAGAAAACGATTTGTTCCGCTCTTGGAGGATTTCCCGACCATACCCGCTCCGTACTGTTATCGCTGTCCGTATAATGTTGAAGCTGCAAGCTGCCAGCTGCAGTGTGCCAATGAGTTGGAGACGGCCATTCAAAGGATCGGCTCCGAGAATGTCGCGGCCTTCATCGCCGAACCGATCATCGGGGCCTCAGCTGGTGCGGTAACCCCTCCTTTAGGATATTATCCAAGAATTAAGGAAATCTGCGAACGATACGACATTCTCTTCATTGCCGATGAGGTCATGACGGGAATGGGCCGGACAGGAAAAATGTTCGCGATGGAACATTGGGGGGTCATCCCCGATATCATCGCATTGGGCAAAGGGATGAGTGCCGGATATACCCCGATGGCAGCCACGATGATCAGCGACCGTGTCATGGAGCCGATTTTAACAGGCTCGAAGTCAATCATGGCCGGACACACATATAGTGCAAACCCACTATCTGCTGCGATTTCATTGGAAGTGCTTACCTACTTGGAGCGAAATGAGCTTGTTTTGGCAGCGAAGGAGAAAGGCGACTATCTGCTGCAAAAATTGCAGATGCTCGCTCGGCAATTCGAGATCATTGGTGATGTAAGGGGAAAGGGACTGCTCCTGGGACTTGAGTTCGTCTCCAACCGCGCCTCCAAAAGGCCCTTCGAGCAGCAAAGCGGCATAACCTCAAGGCTTGTGACTAAAGCCTTTGAAAAAGGATTATTGATTTATCCTGCCTCTGGTGCGATCGAAGGAATAGCGGGTGATGCGGTCATTGTCTCACCGCCGCTCGTGATTACAAAAGAAGAAATCGGGCGCCTCGTTGAAATCCTGGGAGCCTCACTTGAAGAATTGCAGCAGGAATTGTACAGAGAAGGCTTGATGGGGAACATGCAGGCTATGTAG
- the ablB gene encoding putative beta-lysine N-acetyltransferase: protein MTVQKLPFFSQVETGDCFVMELYHDHVNQRLRLDDYRGHFQAAVKRALAIAKEQNFTKVILKARQEDLSAALAQGFMLEGIMSKYFKGNDAYCMAFYLTDERRTSDFWIKEDKIIEAACAVPRLKEKQPIPEDYVLRFATGEDARELAKLYRTVFETYPTPMNDERYIEKVIEEGTVFSIIQYGGSIVSAASAEVNERYHNAELTDCATIAHHRKHGFMKVLLTALEEELIRKSIFCSYSLARSLSMGMNAVFYQLGYQYGGRLTKNCNIWDKYEDMNVWGKDLSAK, encoded by the coding sequence ATGACTGTTCAAAAGCTGCCTTTTTTCAGCCAAGTGGAAACTGGGGATTGTTTTGTGATGGAGCTCTATCATGATCATGTCAATCAGCGGCTGCGCCTGGATGATTATCGCGGTCATTTCCAAGCGGCGGTGAAGCGTGCACTTGCCATCGCAAAGGAGCAGAATTTCACGAAAGTGATCCTTAAAGCGAGACAGGAGGATCTATCTGCGGCTTTGGCACAAGGTTTCATGCTGGAAGGGATCATGAGCAAATATTTTAAGGGGAATGACGCTTATTGCATGGCCTTTTATTTAACGGATGAAAGACGAACGAGCGACTTTTGGATTAAGGAGGATAAAATCATCGAAGCTGCATGCGCGGTTCCTCGATTGAAGGAAAAACAGCCAATTCCTGAGGATTATGTCCTTCGGTTTGCTACAGGTGAGGACGCACGCGAGCTGGCAAAGCTTTATCGTACCGTTTTTGAAACCTACCCTACACCGATGAACGATGAGCGATATATCGAAAAGGTGATCGAGGAGGGGACGGTTTTCAGCATCATCCAATATGGGGGTTCGATCGTGAGTGCTGCCTCCGCGGAAGTGAATGAGAGGTATCACAACGCGGAATTGACAGACTGTGCAACGATTGCGCATCACCGGAAGCATGGGTTCATGAAGGTGCTCCTAACGGCATTGGAAGAAGAACTGATCAGGAAAAGCATATTCTGTTCCTATTCATTGGCACGATCTTTGTCCATGGGCATGAACGCCGTTTTTTATCAGCTCGGCTATCAATATGGCGGCCGGCTTACGAAGAATTGCAACATTTGGGATAAGTATGAGGACATGAATGTTTGGGGCAAGGATTTATCTGCTAAATGA
- a CDS encoding 3-oxoacid CoA-transferase subunit B — protein sequence MGMAVDVRNRIAKRAAKEIEDGLIVNLGIGIPTLVADHIPDDFHVLFHAENGVLGTGPLPDPGQEDSALCNAGGYPITTVRGASYFDSATAFGMIRKGYIDMTILGALEVSETGDLANWIVPGKRVPGMGGAMELAQKAKKVIVLMNHVNKHGQSKILKTCTLPLTARNSVDLIITEMAVMEVTDEGLVLKEVMAPYTVNDVIVNTEAKLKIHAAVSIIE from the coding sequence ATGGGCATGGCAGTAGATGTACGAAATCGGATTGCCAAACGCGCAGCCAAGGAAATCGAAGATGGGCTGATCGTCAATTTGGGAATCGGCATCCCTACATTGGTCGCCGATCATATACCAGACGATTTCCATGTATTGTTTCATGCGGAAAACGGAGTCCTCGGTACTGGTCCGCTGCCTGATCCCGGGCAGGAGGATTCCGCTCTTTGTAACGCTGGAGGGTACCCGATCACGACCGTGCGAGGTGCTTCATACTTCGACAGTGCAACGGCATTTGGAATGATCCGGAAAGGGTATATCGACATGACGATACTGGGTGCCCTGGAGGTTAGTGAAACGGGGGATCTGGCCAACTGGATCGTTCCAGGCAAAAGGGTCCCCGGCATGGGGGGGGCAATGGAGCTGGCCCAAAAAGCGAAAAAGGTGATTGTATTGATGAATCATGTGAATAAGCATGGTCAATCGAAAATCTTGAAAACATGCACACTTCCATTGACTGCCAGAAACAGTGTGGACTTGATCATTACCGAGATGGCTGTCATGGAAGTTACGGATGAAGGGCTGGTGCTGAAGGAGGTCATGGCCCCTTATACCGTGAATGATGTGATTGTGAATACCGAAGCAAAACTGAAAATACATGCTGCTGTCAGCATCATTGAATAG